A stretch of the Acanthochromis polyacanthus isolate Apoly-LR-REF ecotype Palm Island chromosome 22, KAUST_Apoly_ChrSc, whole genome shotgun sequence genome encodes the following:
- the LOC127532165 gene encoding uncharacterized protein LOC127532165 — protein sequence MLVPVEYKGVSKWVRVPQAEDEYNYSQFLQAVLAKFNLPGSASLSLKDSSNVEVDSDIFDELLKSSGVSFKAEDCDGSTAEEEFSEGSSVSDWSPSPASQGSSSGSDSTLILDSTKARKRQLIEGPLDSNVARDNVRVALYSKPGGNEIFKEYEKTSTISDVTRRKMVNILVADMVESHGRVPPMNVRILYALGIITLFPKLKDPDSKNGYEHFYDHQSGSGYLAWRLKTVQRNSAQDSKKSRTTFQEGPKSPRSIRSDEKQLTGDECREAISAMKHSSDTTLVKNKMKATFQHRQKVVQDLVTASTVLDLFPRFLDTPGLIDQDFTMIFGEEVSGKFLSKWPTFFKPRVIADCCKNLTPSPRVDELLVSAQQESDDGVWHSEEWDSETAAILLLLHLLPPTVKGKKTSKMSASDAAGRLIKFMKVGSSMETFLKETGPKQPFLLGVGERRKSIQDFYIILDQKAIPCRMQTPVAAFDELFKAHYVFAVSYDDALSSFFIFIQTTVYGIDVGKVKESPRVKEIRARLLHCEV from the exons ATGCTGGTCCCTGTAGAATATAAAGGAGTCAGCAAATGGGTCAGGGTACCACAGGCAGAGGACGAGTACAATTACTCCCAGTTTTTGCAAGCAG TGCTGGCAAAATTCAATTTGCCAGGTTCTGCTTCCTTGAGCCTGAAGGATTCCTCAAACGTTGAAGTGGATTCGGACATATTTGATGAACTCTTGAAATCATCTGGGGTGTCTTTCAAGGCCGAAGACTGTGATG GTAGCACTGCTGAGGAGGAGTTCTCCGAGGGCTCGTCTGTATCAGACTGGTCACCATCACCTGCATCCCAAGGGTCATCATCAGGTTCTGACTCAACGCTGATACTGGATTCTACCAAAGCTCGGAAAAGACAGCTGATTGAAGGACCACTGGATAGCAACGTTGCAAGAGAT AATGTCAGAGTCGCTCTGTATTCAAAGCCTGGTGGAAACGAAATATTCAAAGAGTACGAGAAAACAAGCACCATCAGTGATGTTACAAGAAGAAAGATGGTAAACATTCTCGTGGCAGATATGGTGGAGAGCCATGG GAGGGTTCCTCCAATGAATGTGCGGATCCTCTACGCACTAGGGATTATAACACTGTTCCCTAAATTGAAGGACCCAGATTCCAAGAATGGCTAT GAACATTTCTATGATCACCAGAGTGGTTCTGGCTACCTAGCATGGAGGCTGAAAACTGTTCAGCGGAACTCTGCTCAGGACAGCAAGAAATCCAGGACCACTTTCCAAGAGGGCCCCAAGAGTCCACGCAGTATCCGTTCAGATGAGAAGCAGTTGACTGGTGATGAATGCAGGGAAGCCATATCGGCGATGAAACACTCAAGTGATACGACCCTTGTCAAAAATAAGATGAAGGCAACATTCCAGCACAGGCAAAAGGTGGTTCAAGACCTGGTTACTGCCTCTACTGTCCTGGATCTCTTTCCTAGATTCTTGGATACACCTGGCTtg ATCGACCAAGACTTCACAATGATCTTCGGTGAGGAGGTGTCTGGTAAATTCCTTTCCAAGTGGCCAACATTTTTCAAACCGAGGGTCATCGCAGATTGCTGCAAGAATCTAACTCCGAGTCCGCGTGTGGATGAGCTACTTGTGTCTGCACAACAGGAGTCTGATGATGGTG TGTGGCATTCTGAAGAGTGGGACTCTGAGACGGCCGCCATCCTTCTGCTCCTTCACCTCTTGCCTCCAACAGTTAAAGGCAAGAAGACCAGCAAGATGAGTGCATCGGATGCTGCTGGACGCCTGATCAAGTTCATGAAG GTGGGGTCAAGCATGGAGACCTTCCTTAAGGAAACTGGCCCCAAACAGCCCTTTCTTCTCGGTGTTGGGGAAAGACGCAAAAGCATCCAGGATTTCTACATCATCCTGGACCAGAAGGCCATTCCCTGCAGGATGCAGACCCCAGTTGCTGCCTTTGATGAGCTCTTCAAGGCACATTATGTTTTTGCTGTGTCGTATGATGATGCGCTGTCCagcttcttcatcttcatccagACCACCGTGTATGGCATCGACGTCGGCAAAGTGAAAGAGAGTCCTCGGGTAAAAGAAATCAGAGCGAGGCTTCTTCACTGTGAAGTCTGA